A section of the Candidatus Legionella polyplacis genome encodes:
- the ansA gene encoding asparaginase gives MRKRTLIINTGGTISSIKTSNGYTPITGYVKSALEKIPCLKNNNMPDYVIKEYDPLLDSSNISIESWNKIGTDIKNEYQYYDGFVILHGTDTMSYTASILSFMLENLGKPVIITGSQIPLLEFKSDAINNIITSLFFSSIQFIYEVCIYFNRYLLRGNRTKKMSTYCLNAFRSPNFSCLAFVGMSVKFYKELLLPQPKKRFKLQKLNAKLIISFRLFPGISIDILGRLLQYPLHGLILETYGSGNAQNNNFQFLKILKRACKNGILIVNCSQCIQGCVNMNQYLTGYWLKKLGLINGWDLTLEAAYCKLLYLLNKNLSIKVIKKMMVSNLCGELTVPYGV, from the coding sequence ATGAGAAAACGCACTCTTATTATAAATACAGGAGGTACAATCAGTAGCATTAAAACAAGTAATGGATATACTCCAATAACAGGTTATGTAAAATCAGCTTTGGAAAAAATTCCTTGTTTAAAAAATAATAATATGCCTGATTATGTAATTAAAGAATATGATCCTTTATTAGATTCTTCTAATATTTCTATTGAGTCTTGGAATAAAATTGGTACTGATATTAAAAATGAGTATCAATATTATGATGGATTTGTTATTTTACATGGAACAGATACTATGTCATATACTGCTTCAATCCTATCTTTTATGTTAGAAAATTTAGGGAAACCTGTGATAATTACTGGATCACAAATTCCTTTATTAGAATTTAAAAGTGATGCAATAAATAATATTATTACTTCTCTTTTTTTTAGTTCTATTCAATTTATTTATGAAGTTTGTATTTATTTTAATCGTTATTTATTAAGAGGCAATAGAACTAAAAAGATGAGCACTTATTGTCTTAATGCTTTTAGATCTCCTAATTTTTCTTGTTTGGCATTTGTTGGGATGTCTGTGAAATTTTATAAAGAATTATTACTTCCTCAGCCAAAAAAAAGATTTAAATTACAGAAATTAAATGCTAAGCTAATTATTAGTTTTCGTTTGTTTCCTGGAATATCTATTGATATTTTAGGAAGATTATTGCAATATCCATTACATGGATTAATATTAGAAACATATGGTTCTGGAAATGCTCAAAATAATAATTTTCAATTTTTGAAAATTTTAAAGAGAGCTTGTAAAAATGGAATACTAATTGTTAATTGTAGTCAATGTATTCAAGGATGTGTTAATATGAATCAGTATTTAACTGGATATTGGTTAAAAAAATTAGGATTAATTAATGGATGGGATTTAACATTAGAAGCAGCTTATTGTAAATTACTTTATTTGTTAAATAAAAATTTATCAATTAAAGTTATAAAAAAAATGATGGTTAGTAATTTATGTGGGGAACTAACTGTACCTTATGGGGTATAG
- the sdhD gene encoding succinate dehydrogenase, hydrophobic membrane anchor protein, with translation MIKQRYMGSLTGSGIKDWIIQRVTSMYLLFYFLWFSIYWLFCHRLTYDNWVKLFNSNVFKVSSVLTLFFLNLHVWIGLWTIITDYVKKIFYRLLLYIVVYIYLMIQFIYGVIVIFR, from the coding sequence ATGATAAAACAAAGATATATGGGTAGTTTAACTGGCAGTGGAATAAAAGATTGGATTATACAACGTGTTACTTCAATGTATTTACTCTTTTATTTTTTATGGTTTTCGATATATTGGCTTTTTTGTCATAGATTGACTTATGATAATTGGGTTAAATTATTTAATTCTAATGTATTTAAAGTATCAAGTGTACTTACATTATTTTTTTTAAATTTACATGTTTGGATTGGTTTATGGACAATAATAACTGATTATGTAAAAAAAATATTTTATCGTTTATTACTATATATAGTAGTATATATTTATTTAATGATTCAATTTATATATGGAGTTATAGTTATTTTTAGGTAA
- the dnaX gene encoding DNA polymerase III subunit gamma/tau, with product MNYITLAIKWRPRSFSELKGQESTVHILCNSILNNRIHHSYIFSGERGIGKTSIARIFSKSLNCVKGITIDPCQKCDICKNIDNGCFIDLIEIDGASKTKVEDIKDILDNVYCLPCQGRFRIYLIDEVHMLSQHSFNALLKILEEPPSHVKFLLATTNLQKIPCTVLSRCLHFELQPFSIELIKEHLKFVMENEKFFYEEKALCFLAKLSKGSMRDALNLLDKSINICKNNYLSLDNIKYFIKIGKKNYALKILECLANNEIKSLILIMEDAVKNNSCYSYILEKILIYLHKITILQFFPKWKCIQNFHLSFNKSIQLIANKIPSQYVQLLYRICLKHYKDIDFAPIPSIGFEMIIFRMLNIQQKFIKNN from the coding sequence ATGAATTATATTACATTAGCTATAAAATGGAGACCTCGTAGTTTTTCAGAACTAAAAGGTCAAGAATCTACAGTACATATTTTATGTAATTCTATATTAAATAATAGAATACATCATTCTTATATTTTTAGTGGTGAAAGAGGAATTGGAAAAACAAGTATAGCTAGAATTTTTTCAAAATCTTTAAATTGTGTAAAAGGAATTACAATTGATCCGTGTCAGAAATGTGATATTTGTAAAAATATTGATAATGGATGTTTTATAGATCTTATTGAAATAGATGGTGCTTCTAAAACAAAAGTTGAAGATATAAAAGATATTTTGGATAATGTTTATTGCTTACCTTGTCAAGGAAGATTTAGAATCTATTTAATTGATGAAGTACATATGTTATCCCAGCATAGCTTTAATGCTTTATTAAAAATATTAGAAGAACCTCCTTCTCATGTAAAATTTTTATTAGCTACTACAAATTTACAAAAAATACCATGTACAGTTTTATCTAGATGTTTACATTTTGAGCTTCAGCCTTTTTCTATAGAACTGATTAAAGAACATTTAAAATTTGTAATGGAAAATGAAAAATTTTTTTATGAAGAAAAAGCATTATGCTTTTTAGCTAAATTATCTAAAGGAAGTATGAGAGATGCTTTGAATTTATTAGATAAAAGTATTAATATTTGTAAAAATAATTATTTAAGTTTGGATAATATCAAATATTTTATTAAAATTGGTAAAAAAAACTATGCATTGAAAATTTTAGAATGTTTAGCCAATAATGAAATTAAATCTTTAATTTTGATTATGGAAGATGCTGTTAAAAATAACAGTTGTTATTCTTATATTTTAGAAAAAATATTAATTTATTTACATAAAATAACAATTTTACAGTTTTTTCCGAAATGGAAATGTATTCAAAATTTTCATTTATCTTTTAATAAATCAATACAATTAATAGCCAATAAAATTCCATCGCAATATGTTCAGTTGTTATATCGCATTTGTTTAAAACATTATAAAGATATAGACTTTGCTCCTATTCCTAGTATAGGATTTGAAATGATTATATTTCGTATGTTAAATATTCAACAAAAGTTTATTAAAAATAATTGA
- the gyrB gene encoding DNA topoisomerase (ATP-hydrolyzing) subunit B, translating to MMSYDSKNIKILKGLDAVKKRPGMYIGDTDDGSGLHHMVFEIVDNSIDEVLAGFSKKIYVTIHNNESVTVEDDGRGIPVDIHEEEGKSAAEIIMTTLHAGGKFDDNSYKISGGLHGVGVSVVNALSEKLQLFIYRNGNIYKQSYRNGIPNNSIKIIGTSCKTGTKIWFKPSKNIFSNINFRYEILFKRLKELSFLNSEVCIQLIDERTHRSDNFSYKGGISEFVKYLNFNKKPIIPSILYIYKKKSNIQVELAMQWNESFQENILCFTNNIPQKDGGTHLMGFKSGLTRTLNSYIEKEGYIKKLKIPLIGNDIREGLSAVLSIKIPDPKFSSQTKDKLISSEVKSIIESVVSEEVYNFLLENPSSSKIVINKIIEAAKSREAAKKAREITRKKSMLMDTIGLPGKLSDCQEKDPEKCELYIVEGDSAGGSAKQARDRKFQAVLPLKGKILNIEKAHFDKMISSQEIITLITAIGCNIGKNEFCLNKIRYNRIIIMTDADIDGAHIRTLLLTFFYRYIPDLIKKGFIYIAQPPLFRVKKGKKEKYIKDEESLLKYFIENSLQNIKICSSNDHEKISILDFKNLLLKYQSIKKVIANYSNEYDLDVLNRLFYLPFLKEKDFSSQKLINVWCKKLCDSLQNLYFNKNIYYDVSLIYKEEIFSYLPSITVIKYGLSKSFIINKSFFLSKDYIKIMNLGEEIKKYVKNGFKIIKNNKVLKIISFDQVLHWLITEEKCGQVIQRYKGLGEMNPEQLWDTTMNPDIRRMLKVTIKDAFIADKIFSTLMGDQVEPRKKFIIDNALEVKNIDI from the coding sequence ATGATGAGTTATGATTCTAAAAATATTAAAATATTAAAAGGACTTGATGCTGTAAAAAAAAGACCAGGAATGTATATAGGTGATACAGATGATGGATCAGGACTTCATCATATGGTATTTGAGATTGTAGATAATTCCATAGACGAAGTTTTAGCAGGATTCTCTAAAAAAATTTATGTAACAATACATAATAACGAATCTGTTACTGTAGAAGATGATGGAAGAGGAATACCTGTAGATATTCATGAAGAAGAAGGAAAGTCAGCTGCAGAAATTATTATGACAACATTACATGCTGGCGGAAAATTTGATGATAATTCGTATAAAATTTCCGGTGGTTTACATGGAGTAGGTGTATCTGTTGTCAATGCACTTTCTGAGAAATTGCAATTGTTTATTTACCGTAACGGAAATATTTATAAACAGTCCTATAGAAATGGAATTCCAAATAATTCTATAAAAATTATTGGAACATCCTGTAAAACTGGAACAAAGATTTGGTTTAAACCTAGTAAAAATATCTTTTCAAACATTAACTTCCGTTATGAGATTTTATTTAAACGATTAAAAGAATTATCTTTTCTGAATTCAGAAGTATGTATTCAACTAATCGATGAGAGAACACATAGAAGTGATAATTTTTCTTATAAAGGAGGTATATCTGAATTTGTTAAATATCTAAATTTCAATAAAAAACCTATTATACCTAGTATTTTATATATTTATAAAAAAAAATCCAATATTCAAGTAGAATTAGCTATGCAATGGAATGAATCTTTTCAAGAAAACATACTTTGTTTTACTAACAACATTCCTCAAAAAGATGGCGGAACTCATTTAATGGGATTTAAGTCTGGATTAACCAGAACACTAAATTCTTATATTGAAAAAGAAGGGTATATTAAAAAATTAAAGATACCATTAATTGGTAATGATATAAGAGAAGGATTATCAGCAGTTTTATCTATAAAAATACCAGATCCGAAATTTTCCTCTCAAACCAAAGATAAATTAATATCTTCTGAAGTAAAATCTATAATAGAATCTGTAGTTTCTGAAGAAGTTTATAATTTTTTACTAGAAAATCCTTCTTCATCTAAAATAGTTATTAATAAAATCATTGAAGCTGCTAAATCTAGAGAAGCAGCTAAAAAAGCAAGAGAAATTACACGTAAAAAAAGTATGTTAATGGATACTATTGGGCTTCCAGGAAAACTTTCTGATTGTCAAGAAAAGGATCCTGAAAAGTGTGAATTATATATAGTAGAGGGAGATTCAGCTGGTGGTTCTGCTAAACAAGCAAGAGATAGAAAATTTCAAGCTGTATTACCTTTAAAAGGTAAAATTCTTAATATAGAAAAAGCTCATTTTGACAAGATGATATCTTCACAAGAAATAATAACTTTAATAACAGCCATTGGTTGTAATATAGGAAAAAATGAATTTTGTTTAAATAAAATTCGCTATAACAGAATTATTATTATGACAGATGCTGATATAGATGGAGCACATATAAGAACTTTATTATTAACTTTTTTTTATCGATACATTCCTGATTTAATAAAAAAAGGTTTTATATATATAGCACAACCACCATTGTTTAGAGTTAAAAAAGGGAAAAAAGAAAAATATATAAAAGATGAAGAATCTCTTTTAAAATATTTTATTGAAAATTCTTTACAGAATATTAAAATTTGTTCTTCTAATGATCATGAAAAGATTTCTATTTTAGATTTCAAAAATTTGCTATTAAAATATCAATCTATAAAAAAAGTTATTGCCAATTATTCTAATGAATATGATTTAGATGTTTTAAATAGACTTTTTTATTTACCTTTTTTAAAAGAAAAAGATTTTAGTTCTCAAAAATTAATTAATGTTTGGTGTAAAAAATTATGTGATAGTCTACAAAATTTGTATTTTAACAAAAACATTTATTATGATGTATCTTTAATATACAAAGAAGAAATATTTTCTTATCTTCCTTCTATAACTGTGATTAAATATGGATTAAGTAAATCTTTTATTATTAACAAGAGCTTCTTTTTATCCAAAGATTATATTAAGATAATGAATTTAGGAGAAGAAATTAAAAAATATGTAAAAAATGGATTTAAAATAATAAAAAATAATAAAGTATTAAAAATAATATCTTTTGATCAAGTATTGCATTGGTTGATAACTGAAGAAAAATGTGGTCAAGTTATACAAAGATATAAAGGTTTAGGAGAAATGAATCCAGAACAATTATGGGATACTACAATGAATCCTGATATAAGAAGAATGTTAAAAGTAACAATAAAAGATGCATTTATAGCTGATAAAATATTTTCAACATTAATGGGAGATCAAGTAGAACCAAGAAAAAAGTTTATTATTGATAACGCTTTGGAAGTAAAAAACATTGATATTTAA
- the sdhA gene encoding succinate dehydrogenase flavoprotein subunit, which produces MLVNAYKKFDVIIIGAGGAGMRTALQLSKSKIKVALFSKVFPTRSHTVSAQGGITAALGNVDNDSWEWHMYDTVKGSDYIGDQNCIEYLCRNAPDAVYELEHMGLPFSRTKDGKIYQRPFGGQTKNFGYEQATRTCAAEDRTGHALLHVLYQQNLKEKTCIFSEWYVIDLVKDMSDCIVGVTAICIETGEIYFIQSRVCVIATGGAGHIYQFTTNAYINTGDGLGMVLRAGFPLQDMEMWQFHPTGILGSGVLITEGCRGEGGYLINKYGERFMENYAPMVKDLASRDVVSRSIAKEIDCGRGFIDNSNSEGIGYVKLKIDHLGLDLIQSRLPGIRELSMKFASIDPVYDAIPVVPTCHYSMGGIPTNIYGQVLTQKDNMDNIVEGLYAVGECACVSVHGANRLGGNSLLDLIVFGKAVGLHIENMWRLKTIPSLNKFISNDDIICSLSRYLKWENKKDKNGENPYLIYKEMKRIMQDNFGVFRTGKLMQLGINKLKLLKERLDNSILFDKSKIFNTERIFVLELDNLMEVAFATAKSALIRTESRGAHFREDFPKRDDINWMKHTLFFKKNETVSFRSVNVDTKFIKSFNPKERIY; this is translated from the coding sequence ATGTTGGTTAATGCTTATAAAAAATTTGATGTTATAATTATTGGAGCTGGTGGCGCTGGAATGCGAACTGCGTTGCAATTATCTAAATCTAAGATTAAAGTTGCTTTATTTTCAAAGGTTTTTCCCACTCGTTCTCATACTGTTTCAGCTCAAGGAGGAATTACTGCTGCATTAGGAAATGTAGATAATGATTCTTGGGAATGGCATATGTATGACACTGTTAAAGGTTCAGATTATATTGGAGATCAAAATTGTATCGAATATTTATGTAGAAACGCACCTGATGCTGTGTATGAGTTAGAACATATGGGTTTACCATTTTCAAGAACAAAAGATGGAAAGATTTATCAACGTCCATTTGGGGGGCAAACTAAAAATTTTGGATATGAACAGGCTACACGTACTTGTGCTGCAGAGGATAGAACTGGGCATGCTTTATTGCATGTTTTGTATCAACAAAATTTAAAAGAAAAAACTTGTATTTTTAGTGAATGGTATGTTATTGATTTAGTAAAAGATATGTCAGATTGTATAGTAGGAGTAACTGCTATTTGTATTGAAACAGGAGAGATTTATTTTATACAATCTCGTGTTTGTGTCATTGCAACTGGAGGTGCTGGTCATATTTATCAATTTACTACAAATGCTTATATTAATACTGGTGATGGATTAGGAATGGTGTTACGGGCAGGTTTTCCATTGCAAGATATGGAAATGTGGCAGTTTCATCCTACTGGAATTTTAGGTTCAGGTGTTTTAATTACTGAAGGGTGTCGAGGTGAAGGTGGATATTTAATTAATAAATATGGTGAGCGTTTTATGGAAAATTATGCTCCAATGGTTAAAGATTTGGCATCTAGAGATGTTGTATCTAGGTCTATAGCAAAGGAAATAGATTGTGGAAGAGGCTTTATAGATAATAGTAATAGTGAAGGTATTGGTTATGTAAAATTAAAAATAGATCATTTAGGGTTGGATTTGATTCAGTCTAGATTACCTGGTATTCGTGAATTGTCTATGAAATTTGCTTCGATAGATCCAGTTTATGATGCAATACCAGTAGTACCAACATGTCATTATAGTATGGGTGGTATACCTACTAATATTTATGGACAAGTTTTAACTCAAAAAGATAACATGGATAATATCGTAGAGGGTCTTTATGCTGTTGGAGAATGCGCATGTGTTTCTGTTCATGGTGCGAACAGATTGGGAGGTAATTCTTTATTAGATTTAATAGTTTTTGGAAAAGCTGTTGGATTACATATAGAAAATATGTGGAGATTGAAAACGATTCCTAGTCTTAATAAATTCATCAGTAATGATGATATTATTTGTTCTTTATCTCGATATTTAAAATGGGAAAATAAAAAAGATAAAAATGGAGAAAATCCTTATCTAATATATAAGGAAATGAAAAGAATTATGCAAGATAATTTTGGAGTTTTTAGAACTGGGAAATTGATGCAATTGGGTATAAATAAATTAAAATTATTGAAAGAGCGTTTAGATAATTCTATTTTATTTGATAAAAGTAAAATTTTTAATACTGAAAGAATTTTTGTATTAGAATTAGATAATTTAATGGAAGTCGCATTTGCTACTGCAAAATCAGCATTAATTAGAACAGAAAGTAGAGGTGCTCATTTTCGAGAAGATTTTCCTAAACGAGATGATATTAATTGGATGAAACATACTTTGTTTTTTAAAAAGAATGAAACTGTTTCTTTTCGTTCTGTTAATGTTGATACAAAATTTATTAAATCTTTTAATCCAAAGGAACGTATTTATTAG
- a CDS encoding YbaB/EbfC family nucleoid-associated protein: MNINQNFSKLIEEAKKIQEKVQDTQQQLSNVIVEGKSGGGLVIIKMDGNHEVRNGWVKIDPTLIDNISMLEDLVAAAINDAKRKIEKISKEKMNKLTTGFEIPIDLMKNS; encoded by the coding sequence ATGAATATTAATCAAAACTTTAGTAAATTAATAGAAGAAGCAAAAAAAATTCAGGAAAAAGTGCAAGATACTCAACAACAGTTATCCAATGTAATAGTAGAAGGAAAATCAGGGGGGGGATTAGTAATAATAAAAATGGATGGTAATCATGAAGTGAGAAATGGATGGGTAAAGATTGATCCTACTTTGATTGATAACATTAGTATGTTAGAGGATTTAGTAGCTGCAGCAATAAATGATGCTAAAAGAAAGATAGAAAAAATATCTAAGGAAAAAATGAATAAATTAACTACAGGATTTGAAATTCCTATAGATTTAATGAAAAATTCTTGA
- the sdhC gene encoding succinate dehydrogenase, cytochrome b556 subunit, producing the protein MVNNSRNFKITKKNRPVNLYLNFTDFNLMMIVSILHRISGFILFLFFPFIFYYFHLLAKDKVFFLYVTQILFFYTYFKILVWIFSMFFIHHLLFGIRHLLMDFVFVNTIGIGKVTIYFMIIIECLLLCVVGVSLI; encoded by the coding sequence ATGGTCAATAACTCGAGAAATTTTAAAATTACTAAAAAAAATAGACCTGTAAATTTATATTTGAATTTTACTGATTTTAATTTAATGATGATTGTTTCTATTTTACATAGAATTTCTGGATTTATTTTATTTTTATTTTTTCCATTTATATTTTATTATTTTCATTTATTGGCTAAAGACAAAGTCTTTTTTCTTTATGTTACACAGATATTATTTTTTTATACATATTTTAAAATATTAGTTTGGATTTTTAGTATGTTTTTTATTCATCATTTATTATTTGGAATACGTCATTTGTTGATGGATTTTGTTTTCGTTAATACAATTGGAATTGGGAAAGTAACTATTTATTTTATGATTATTATTGAATGTTTATTATTATGTGTTGTTGGGGTGTCATTAATATGA
- a CDS encoding succinate dehydrogenase iron-sulfur subunit — MSNFKKIYLSIYRYYPDKDNKPHMKNYIVNVPYDKDIMLLSVLEKIKLEQDSTLAFRRSCREGVCGSDAININGKNVLSCVTKVFSIKSKKLILRPLPGFPVIRDLVVDLSIFYKQYERIRPYLLNKQKKMFHSEYRQSQDDRKKLNGSYECILCACCSSSCPSYWWNPDKFIGPAALVQAYRFIVDSRDTEKLDRLYKLRDPFSVFRCRSIMNCTTVCPKNINITEIISKIRLKLLKMFF, encoded by the coding sequence TTGAGTAATTTTAAAAAAATATATTTATCAATTTATCGTTATTATCCTGATAAAGATAATAAACCGCATATGAAAAATTATATAGTTAATGTCCCTTACGATAAGGATATCATGTTGCTTTCTGTTTTAGAAAAGATAAAATTAGAACAAGATTCTACACTCGCTTTTAGACGTTCATGCAGAGAAGGGGTATGTGGTTCTGATGCTATAAATATTAATGGAAAAAATGTATTAAGTTGTGTTACAAAAGTATTTTCTATAAAAAGTAAAAAGTTAATATTAAGACCGTTGCCAGGGTTTCCTGTAATACGTGATTTAGTAGTGGATTTAAGTATTTTTTATAAACAATATGAACGTATTAGACCTTATTTATTGAATAAGCAGAAAAAAATGTTTCATTCTGAATATCGACAATCTCAAGATGATAGAAAAAAATTGAATGGTTCATATGAATGTATTTTGTGTGCTTGTTGTTCTAGTTCTTGCCCATCTTATTGGTGGAATCCTGATAAGTTTATTGGTCCAGCTGCTCTTGTTCAAGCATATAGATTTATAGTTGATAGTCGTGATACAGAAAAATTGGATAGACTTTATAAATTACGAGATCCATTTAGTGTGTTTCGTTGTAGATCTATTATGAATTGTACCACTGTATGTCCAAAAAATATTAATATAACAGAGATTATTTCAAAAATTCGTTTAAAATTATTAAAGATGTTTTTTTGA
- the thyA gene encoding thymidylate synthase: protein MKIYIKFLKKILKYGIKKNNRTNIPTISIFGYQMHFELTNGFPLITTKKIHIRSFIYELLWFLRGETNVKYLKKNGVNIWNAWADSKGNLGPIYGHQWRSWKTTKGNSIDQIKNIIKEIKKNPNSRRLLVNSWNVEDIHKMSIAPCHVLFQFFIYNNTISCQIYQRSADAFLGVPFNIASYSLLTHMIAQQCNLNVKKLVWTGGDCHIYTNHIDQVNLQISRKPFPLPILKIKRKPKSIFSYKYSDFEFMNYKSHLKITAPIAI from the coding sequence ATGAAAATTTATATAAAATTCTTAAAAAAAATTTTAAAATACGGAATAAAAAAAAATAACAGAACTAACATACCAACTATTTCTATATTTGGCTATCAAATGCATTTTGAATTAACAAATGGATTTCCATTAATTACTACAAAAAAAATTCATATACGTAGTTTTATTTATGAACTGTTATGGTTTTTACGAGGAGAAACCAATGTTAAATATCTAAAAAAAAATGGAGTAAATATATGGAATGCATGGGCCGATTCCAAAGGAAATCTAGGACCTATATATGGTCATCAATGGAGATCATGGAAGACAACAAAAGGAAATAGTATAGATCAAATAAAAAATATAATAAAAGAAATTAAAAAAAATCCAAATTCTAGAAGATTACTAGTTAATTCATGGAATGTTGAAGATATACATAAAATGTCTATAGCACCCTGTCATGTTTTATTCCAATTTTTTATTTATAACAACACTATTTCTTGCCAAATTTATCAACGTTCTGCTGATGCATTTTTAGGAGTACCATTCAATATAGCTTCATATTCACTTTTAACTCACATGATCGCTCAACAATGTAATCTTAATGTAAAAAAACTTGTTTGGACAGGTGGAGATTGTCATATCTATACTAACCATATAGATCAAGTAAATTTGCAAATATCACGAAAACCATTTCCTTTACCTATTTTAAAAATAAAAAGAAAACCTAAATCTATTTTTTCTTATAAATATTCTGATTTTGAATTCATGAATTACAAATCTCATTTAAAAATAACAGCACCTATAGCTATATAA
- the dnaN gene encoding DNA polymerase III subunit beta, with protein sequence MKKKNIIFYIKISKKTFLNALSIVLGAIDKKNNTLTILDNVLIDSKKDKIVLSATNLEIKITTYIVCNKNMENQIKIPGTITIPGKKLFHILKLLDLNDIPSIIAIKNSALIKTNNSKFLLNTLSYKNYPISEFKNPTIKIMIKSYDIVNLFQFTYFIIPKSDSRIYLNGLLLDFTKGQITSVSTDGYRMAIKKFFYEKINFSSQFLLPKKGVQEILKLLSNTENTDLIISGNENYLQFSTKLYSIELKLIKAKFPSYQKIIPTHQDKIILIDRDKFKRALKRISILTNEKSKAILLHIKPSVLILTSTNKEQENAIELLNADTKGKEIKIGVNVDYLLEILNILPKGLVKLSMQSSDSSILIQINNNNNYKYIVMPMKI encoded by the coding sequence ATGAAAAAGAAAAATATAATTTTTTATATAAAAATATCTAAAAAAACTTTTTTAAATGCTTTATCAATAGTTTTAGGAGCCATAGATAAAAAAAATAATACATTAACAATATTAGATAATGTTTTAATTGATTCTAAAAAAGATAAAATAGTCTTATCTGCTACAAATTTAGAAATTAAAATTACAACATATATTGTATGTAACAAAAATATGGAAAATCAAATTAAAATTCCTGGAACAATTACTATTCCAGGAAAAAAATTGTTCCATATATTAAAATTATTGGATTTAAACGATATTCCATCAATTATTGCAATTAAAAATTCTGCATTAATTAAAACCAATAATAGTAAATTCTTACTCAATACTTTATCTTATAAAAACTATCCAATTAGTGAATTTAAAAATCCAACTATTAAAATAATGATAAAATCTTATGATATTGTTAATTTATTTCAATTTACTTATTTTATCATACCAAAAAGTGATTCAAGAATATACTTAAATGGATTATTATTAGATTTTACAAAAGGACAAATAACATCAGTTTCTACTGATGGTTACAGAATGGCTATAAAGAAATTCTTTTATGAAAAAATTAATTTTAGTTCCCAATTTTTATTGCCTAAAAAAGGTGTACAAGAAATACTTAAACTATTGTCTAATACAGAAAATACAGATCTTATTATCTCTGGGAATGAAAATTATTTGCAATTTTCCACAAAATTATATAGTATCGAATTAAAACTAATAAAAGCAAAATTTCCTTCATATCAAAAAATCATTCCTACACATCAAGATAAGATTATTCTTATAGATCGAGATAAATTTAAACGAGCATTAAAAAGAATTTCAATACTAACTAATGAAAAATCAAAAGCTATTTTATTGCATATAAAACCCTCTGTATTAATTTTAACAAGTACTAATAAAGAACAAGAAAATGCTATAGAATTATTAAACGCGGATACAAAAGGAAAAGAAATCAAAATAGGTGTAAATGTAGATTATTTATTAGAAATTTTAAACATATTACCAAAAGGATTAGTTAAATTATCAATGCAATCTTCAGATAGTAGTATTTTAATACAAATAAATAATAATAATAACTATAAATACATAGTAATGCCTATGAAAATATAG